One genomic region from Balaenoptera acutorostrata chromosome 1, mBalAcu1.1, whole genome shotgun sequence encodes:
- the FCN3 gene encoding LOW QUALITY PROTEIN: ficolin-3 (The sequence of the model RefSeq protein was modified relative to this genomic sequence to represent the inferred CDS: deleted 1 base in 1 codon; substituted 1 base at 1 genomic stop codon): MVAAVIPDTETRELEASKVVLLPSCPGAPGSPGEKGAPGPRGQLGPPGKMGPKGEPGDSANLLWGQESPRSCQELLSRDATLSGWYHLCLPEGRALPVFCDVDTTEGGWLLFQRXQDGFVDFFCSWSSYKAGLGSQESEFWLGNENLPQLTLQSTWELRVELEDFKDNCTFAHCGAFHLLGDAGHYQLVLGRFSEGTAGDSLSFHSRKPFTTYDTNHDTSKSNCEVTVRGAWYFRSCYQSNLDGRHWMSEATAHNCGIDWASGCGMGHPYHRVHIMLC; encoded by the exons ATGGTAGCAGCGGTCATTCCTGATACTG AAACCAGGGAACTGGAAGCCAGCAAAGTTGTCCTCCTGCCCAGTTGTCCTGGAGCCCCAGGAAGTCCTGGGGAGAAGGGAGCGCCAGGTCCTCGAG GGCAACTTGGACCACCAGGCAAGATGGGCCCCAAGGGTGAGCCTG GAGATTCAGCAAACCTGCTCTGGGGCCAGGAGA gccccaGGAGCTGCCAGGAGCTGCTGAGCCGGGATGCCACCTTGAGCGGCTGGTACCATCTGTGCCTACCCGAGGGCCGAGCCCTCCCAGTCTTTTGTGACGTGGACACCACAGAGGGCGGCTGGCTG CTATTCCAGCGGTGACAGGATGGTTTCGTGGATTTCTTCTGCTCTTGGTCCTCCTACAAAGCAGGTCTTGGGAGCCAGGAGTCCGAATTCTGGCTGGGTAATGAGAATTTGCCCCAGCTTACTCTCCAGA gtaCCTGGGAGCTGCGGGTGGAGCTGGAGGACTTTAAAGACAACTGCACCTTTGCTCACTGTGGGGCCTTCCACCTCCTTGGGGATGCAGGTCACTAC CAGCTAGTGCTTGGCAGGTTCTCAGAGGGCACTGCAG GGGACTCCCTGAGCTTCCACAGCAGGAAGCCCTTTACCACCTATGACACCAACCATGATACAAGCAAGAGCAACTGCGAGGTGACTGTTCGTGGTGCCTGGTATTTCAGATCCTGCTATCAGTCCAATCTCGACGGGCGCCACTGGATGTCCGAAGCCACTGCCCATAACTGTGGCATTGACTGGGCCTCAGGCTGTGGCATGGGCCACCCTTACCACAGGGTTCACATAATGCTTTGCTAG
- the CD164L2 gene encoding CD164 sialomucin-like 2 protein, whose protein sequence is MAAPGPRALRAALCGGCCCLLLCAQLAVAGKGARGFGRGALLRMNIWPAVRGACKQLKLCEHCVEGNRAHNLSGCVWKQCQPEEPGHCVAQAEVVKEGCSVYNRSESCPAVHHHPTYEPKTITTESPSVPEAHGPGFDGASFIGGVVLVLSLQTVAFFVLRFLKAKDSTYQTL, encoded by the exons ATGGCCGCGCCGGGACCCCGCGCCTTACGGGCTGCGCTCTGTGGCGGCTGCTGCTGCCTCCTCCTGTGTGCCCAGCTCGCTGTGGCTG GTAAAGGAGCTCGAGGCTTTGGGCGGGGAGCCCTGCTCCGCATGAACATCTGGCCAGCTGTCCGAGGGGCCTGCAAACAGCTGAAGCTCTGTGAGCATTGTGTGGAGGGGAACAGAGCACACAACCTCTCTGGCTGCGTGTGGAAGCAGTGTCAGCCGGAGGAGCCAG GACACTGTGTGGCCCAAGCCGAGGTGGTCAAGGAAGGCTGCTCTGTCTACAACCGCTCAGAGTCATGTCCAG CTGTGCATCACCACCCCACTTATGAACCGAAGACCATCACAACAG AGAGCCCCTCGGTCCCTGAGGCCCACGGCCCTGGCTTTGATGGGGCCAGCTTCATTGGTGGCGTCGTGCTGGTGCTGAGCCTGCAGACAGTGGCCTTCTTTGTCTTGCGCTTCCTCAAGGCCAAGGACAGCACCTACCAGACACTGTGA
- the GPR3 gene encoding G-protein coupled receptor 3 isoform X1, translated as MMWGAGSPLAWLSAGPGNMNMSSVGSAEGPTGPATPLPSPRAWDVVLCISGTLVSCENALVVAIIVGTPAFRAPMFLLVGSLAVADLLAGLGLVMHFAAVFCIGSAEMSLVLVGMLAMAFTASIGSLLAITVDRYLSLYNALTYYSETTVTRTYVMLALVWGCSLGLGLLPVLAWNCLDARATCGVVYPLSKNHLVVLAVAFFMVFGIMLQLYAQICRIVCRHAQQIALQRHLLPASHYVATRKGIATLAVVLGAFAACWLPFTVYCLLGDAHSPPLYTYLTLLPATYNSMINPIIYAFRNQDVQKEPSPEKPRIPLRWGPAALWWPFWGNCSPAGSRDQAKQPQLHSSLVSSATARAWRPGLTLRCPRGGRV; from the exons ATGATGTGGGGTGCAGGCAGCCCCCTGGCCTGGCTCTCTGCTGGCCCAGGAAACATGAACATGAGCAGCGTGGGCTCAGCAGAGGGGCCCACAGGCCCAGCCACACCACTGCCCTCACCTAGGGCCTGGGACGTAGTGCTGTGCATCTCAGGTACCCTTGTGTCCTGTGAGAATGCACTGGTGGTGGCCATCATCGTGGGCACTCCCGCCTTCCGTGCCCCCATGTTCCTGCTGGTGGGCAGCCTGGCTGTGGCAGACCTGCTGGCAGGCCTGGGTCTGGTCATGCACTTTGCTGCTGTCTTCTGCATTGGCTCGGCGGAGATGAGCCTGGTGCTGGTGGGCATGCTGGCCATGGCCTTTACTGCCAGCATTGGCAGCCTACTGGCCATCACCGTTGATCGCTACCTTTCTCTGTACAATGCCCTCACCTACTACTCAGAGACGACAGTGACGCGGACCTATGTGATGCTGGCCCTAGTGTGGGGATGCTCATTGGGCCTGGGGCTGCTGCCTGTGCTGGCCTGGAACTGCCTGGATGCCCGGGCCACGTGTGGCGTGGTATATCCGCTCTCCAAGAACCATCTGGTGGTCCTGGCCGTTGCTTTCTTCATGGTGTTTGGCATCATGCTGCAGCTCTATGCCCAGATCTGTCGCATCGTCTGCCGCCATGCCCAGCAGATTGCCCTCCAGCGgcacctgctgcctgcctcccactACGTGGCCACCCGAAAGGGCATTGCCACCTTGGCCGTGGTGCTTGGCGCCTTTGCCGCCTGCTGGCTGCCCTTCACCGTCTACTGCCTGTTGGGCGatgcccactccccacccctctaCACCTATCTCACCCTGCTCCCTGCCACCTACAACTCCATGATCAACCCCATCATCTATGCCTTCCGCAACCAGGACGTGCAGAAG gaaccatcaCCTGAGAAACCGAGAATTCCTCTGCGCTGGGGGCCGGCTGCCCTCTGGTGGCCGTTTTGGGGAAACTGCAGCCCGGCCGGCAGCCGGGACCAGGCCAAGCAACCCCAACTCCACTCCAGCCTGGTGTCCAGCGCCACAGCCAGAGCCTGGCGGCCAGGCCTCACCCTGCGGTGCCCTAGAGGAGGCAGGGTGTGA
- the GPR3 gene encoding G-protein coupled receptor 3 isoform X2 → MMWGAGSPLAWLSAGPGNMNMSSVGSAEGPTGPATPLPSPRAWDVVLCISGTLVSCENALVVAIIVGTPAFRAPMFLLVGSLAVADLLAGLGLVMHFAAVFCIGSAEMSLVLVGMLAMAFTASIGSLLAITVDRYLSLYNALTYYSETTVTRTYVMLALVWGCSLGLGLLPVLAWNCLDARATCGVVYPLSKNHLVVLAVAFFMVFGIMLQLYAQICRIVCRHAQQIALQRHLLPASHYVATRKGIATLAVVLGAFAACWLPFTVYCLLGDAHSPPLYTYLTLLPATYNSMINPIIYAFRNQDVQKVLWAVCCCCSSSKIPFRSRSPSDV, encoded by the coding sequence ATGATGTGGGGTGCAGGCAGCCCCCTGGCCTGGCTCTCTGCTGGCCCAGGAAACATGAACATGAGCAGCGTGGGCTCAGCAGAGGGGCCCACAGGCCCAGCCACACCACTGCCCTCACCTAGGGCCTGGGACGTAGTGCTGTGCATCTCAGGTACCCTTGTGTCCTGTGAGAATGCACTGGTGGTGGCCATCATCGTGGGCACTCCCGCCTTCCGTGCCCCCATGTTCCTGCTGGTGGGCAGCCTGGCTGTGGCAGACCTGCTGGCAGGCCTGGGTCTGGTCATGCACTTTGCTGCTGTCTTCTGCATTGGCTCGGCGGAGATGAGCCTGGTGCTGGTGGGCATGCTGGCCATGGCCTTTACTGCCAGCATTGGCAGCCTACTGGCCATCACCGTTGATCGCTACCTTTCTCTGTACAATGCCCTCACCTACTACTCAGAGACGACAGTGACGCGGACCTATGTGATGCTGGCCCTAGTGTGGGGATGCTCATTGGGCCTGGGGCTGCTGCCTGTGCTGGCCTGGAACTGCCTGGATGCCCGGGCCACGTGTGGCGTGGTATATCCGCTCTCCAAGAACCATCTGGTGGTCCTGGCCGTTGCTTTCTTCATGGTGTTTGGCATCATGCTGCAGCTCTATGCCCAGATCTGTCGCATCGTCTGCCGCCATGCCCAGCAGATTGCCCTCCAGCGgcacctgctgcctgcctcccactACGTGGCCACCCGAAAGGGCATTGCCACCTTGGCCGTGGTGCTTGGCGCCTTTGCCGCCTGCTGGCTGCCCTTCACCGTCTACTGCCTGTTGGGCGatgcccactccccacccctctaCACCTATCTCACCCTGCTCCCTGCCACCTACAACTCCATGATCAACCCCATCATCTATGCCTTCCGCAACCAGGACGTGCAGAAGGTGCTGTGGGCTGTCTGCTGCTGCTGTTCCTCTTCCAAGATCCCCTTCCGATCTCGTTCCCCCAGTGATGTCTAG